In the Ranitomeya imitator isolate aRanImi1 chromosome 2, aRanImi1.pri, whole genome shotgun sequence genome, ttcttccccaactcttcaaagtccttgcagattgtcggtaggtccttccttgccgtgtcattggtgccaacatgtatcagaagaaatgggtggacgtccttggagctgaagagctttggtatcctatcggtcacatccttgatcatcgcacctggaaggcagcatacttctcttgcagttatgtccggtctgcagatggctgcttcggtgcctctcagtagtgagtctcccaccaccaccactcttcgttgcttcttggctgtactttttgctgtcacttgttgctgtgtgcccttttcttttttgcttgctggtattgcttcattcttaggtgtgccatcttcatcctctacaaagatttgatatcggttcttcagttgtgtggttggtgatttctccatggtcttcttgcttcttttggtcacatgcttccactcatctgcttttggaggttctctgacactttttgcaccttctgtgaccagtagagatgcttctgttctgtctagaaagtcttcattctctttgatgagtttcaaagttgctattctttcttccagaccccgcaccttttcttctaaaagggccactagtctacacttctgacaggtgaaattggattcttcttctggtcgatctgtgaacatgtagcacatgctgcagctcaccatgtaggttgtcacatctgccatgttgctcctagatcctgctgacttgctgtgtgttttccttcttgtgtaatctactcagccaagctctcttgcaataatgtcctacaggcaaaaattcgcgcgccgtaaggcgcgcggtttggtgatgctttcgaagcagctggtcccggctgtacccaacgatcttctagcttagagagacttcgcttctcccagaaggcacctggaatatgcaaattagcctcctgaagcttgaatccctggtttggtgatgctttcgaagcagctggtcccggctgtacccaacgatcttctagcttagggagacttcgcttctcccagaaggcacctggaatatgcaaattagcctcctgaagcttgaatccctggtttggtgatgctttcgaagcagctggtcccggctgtacccaacgatcttctagcttagagagacttcgcttctcccagaaggcacctggaatatgcaaattagcctcctgaagcttgaatccctggtttggtgatgctttcgaagcagctggtcccggctgtacccaacgatcttctagcttagggagacttcgcttctcccagaaggcacctggaatatgcaaattagcctcctgaagcttgaatccctggtttggtgatgctttcgaagcagctggtcccggctgtacccaacgatcttctagcttagggagacttcgcttctcccagaaggcacctggaatatgcaaattagcctcctgaagcttgaatccctggtttggtgatgctttcgaagcagctggtcccggctgtacccaacgatcttctagcttagagagacttcgcttctcccagaaggcacctggaatatgcaaattagcctcctgaagcttgaatccctggtttggtgatgctttcgaagcagctggtcccggctgtacccaacgatcttctagcttagggagacttcgcttctcccagaaggcacctggaatatgcaaattagcctcctgaagcttgaatccctggtttggtgatgctttcgaagcagctggtcccggctgtacccaacgatcttctagcttagagagacttcgcttctcccagaaggcacctggaatatgcaaattagcctcctgaagcttgaatccctggtttggtgatgctttcgaagcagctggtcccggctgtacccaacgatcttctagcttagggagacttcgcttctcccagaaggcacctggaatatgcaaattagcctcctgaagcttgaatccctggtttggtgatgctttcgaagcagctggtcccggctgtacccaacgatcttctagcttagggagacttcgcttctcccagaaggcacctggaatatgcaaattagcctcctgaagcttgaatccctggtttggtgatgctttcgaagcagctggtcccggctgtacccaacgatcttctagcttagagagacttcgcttctcccagaaggcacctggaatatgcaaattagcctcctgaagcttgaatccctggtttggtgatgctttcgaagcagctggtcccggctgtacccaacgatcttctagcttagggagacttcgcttctcccagaaggcacctggaatatgcaaattagcctcctgaagcttgaatccctggtttggtgatgctttcgaagcagctggtcccggctgtacccaacgatcttctagcttagagagacttcgcttctcccagaaggcacctggaatatgcaaattagcctcctgaagcttgaatccctggtttggtgatgctttcgaagcagctggtcccggctgtacccaacgatcttctagcttagggagacttcgcttctcccagaaggcacctggaatatgcaaattagcctcctgaagcttgaatccctggtttggtgatgctttcgaagcagctggtcccggctgtacccaacgatcttctagcttagagagacttcgcttctcccagaaggcacctggaatatgcaaattagcctcctgaagcttgaatccctggtttggtgatgctttcgaagcagctggtcccggctgtacccaacgatcttctagcttagggagacttcgcttctcccagaaggcacctggaatatgcaaattagcctcctgaagcttgaatccctggtttggtgatgctttcgaagcagctggtcccggctgtacccaacgatcttctagcttagggagacttcgcttctcccagaaggcacctggaatatgcaaattagcctcctgaagcttgaatccctggtttggtgatgctttcgaagcagctggtcccggctgtacccaacgatcttctagcttagggagacttcgcttctcccagaaggcacctggaatatgcaaattagcctcctgaagcttgaatccctggttttgaaggtggaactaagaaaagagaaggagaaggcagagccaagggcggagacgctggaggcggagccaagagcggagacgctggaggcggagccaagagcggagacactggaggcggagccaagagcggagacgctagaggcggagccaagagcggagacgctagaggcggagccaagagcggagacgctggaggcggagccaagagcggagacgctggaggcggagccaagagcggagacgctggaggcggagccaagagcggagacgctgaaggcggagccagacagtaccgcaaagagcggagccagatagaaccgcaaagagcggagccacagagcaaagccagagagtgcgaagcaaagtctgagtgcagagccgcaagagtgcggagtgtaagcaaacagaaaacacaaggaaagaaagcagggaaggaagccacagacaaggagaccgagaaaagacaaagtacagacaaggcaatagaacaagacacagggacaaagacacagggaccaggatattctgcctcctggagggcggactacaggatcaaggcaatagcacagagaaaagcctccagagagggagtaactcagagcaaggctagGCAAACTCAGcacctaaacactaactgagctaacacattggacaggcccagaccacagggtggagctgcactatatacaggaggcctcttgataattggtcaggaactgattggacaggtgcacctgattcctataagaaccagagagttcaggcaccggccccctatacacatagccatgaggcaagcagagagcagagacacagaacatggagctggcattaaagagaaagcacatcatggcctggagcagtgggtaagattgtgtgagagatgtgaggccatgctgtgatgccagcagagttgttacagtggctctctaaacgcaacatggcgtcgcatctcaattccagtcaattttgcattgaaaagtcaaatggcgctccttaccttccgagctctgccatacgcccaaacagtggtttacccccacatatggggtaacagcgtactcaagacaaattgtacaacaacttttggggtccaatttcttctcttactcttgggaaaataaaaaattggaggcgaagaaatcattttagtgaaaaaatatgattttttatttttacggctctgcattataaacttctgtgaagcacttggtgggtcaaaatgctcaccacacatctagataagttccttagggggtctactttccaaaatggtgtcacttgtggggggttttaatgtttaggcacattagtggctctctaaacgcaacatggcgtcgcatctcaattccagtcaattttgcattgaaaagtcaaatggcgctccttcgcttccgagctctgccatgcgcctaaacagtggtttactcccacatatggggtatcggagtactcaggacaaagtgtacaacaatttttggggtccattttctcctgttacccttggtaaaataaaacaaattggagctgaactaaattttttgtgaaaaaaagttaaatgttcatttttattaaaacattccaaaaattcctgtgaaacacctgaagggttaataaacttcttgaatgtggttttgagcgaaTGGATCGAATGTAAGtcctaaattttttttattttctaggaCATAAGTTGGTGTCCATAAATTTAACCTAGCATGATAGGATcgtggattctggctgatgaattgggaTGCATATAAATTTGTTTGTAGGTCAATATGCTCTAGCAAGCTATCTATCAGAAACAAATTAATTGgtccaaaattttccacctccacatttatacAAGGAATGGCATTAAAATTAGGGATGAATGGAGTAGCCGAATCTGAAGCCTTCCATCTGGGAAATCCTACACCAAGAGGCAAAGCCCCTTGGACATTGGTGTGCACCAAATCACGAGCACTAGGGACAGcgctagtactgggcattgttccctgagttggatacatttctccagaagcgctatttgtccttcttgttgtactggtccttgtgtgtgaggatggaccagaatcactgctcatttctgagctatcactgtTGCTGCTACTAAAGCCCTCGAAATCCACATGGCCATCTGGCACAGCACTTTCTTCGCTGTTAGAACATAAAACTTTGTAAGCCCCCTCTGCACTATAATACTGACGGGCCATTTAataagtttttatttattttttccggaAATAGAAAACTCTGATGTGACTGATGTGACCAAATTATTGGGGAGACAATTGAGAAAAGCCTAATTCTTTAGCTTAACCCTAACATTAGaataaatcctaaccctaactttagcctaacattaaccctaaccctaactttagccccaacactaaccctaactatagccctaaccctaacctgccttatctgtttttttttttactttatagcaaaatcgctgactgacacagctgttgccagcagcacttgtaacactgtttctcctctaatctctcactgacaggtGATCTGAGTAGAATCAGCGTTTTTGTGAGGCAGCTCACCCGGGAAAGTTCGTTGCTACAACCAACTGTCCAAGTAATTTGTCCGGTGTGATGCCGACGTCATCAGGACCTGAGCCAATCAGGTCTCGATGAGGTCGGGGGGTCACAGTAAGCATTGTGAGCCGGAATCCCCTCGTTATAAGGTACATGGGGGTCCCGATGAGCACAAAACTGCTGACCATAGACAAACTTTggcgctgcacaaagccctgctaaCACAGATGTTTATCTACCGTTGGCAGTCACGAAGCGCTTGAGTTAAGggtcccatcatttctgtccaggcctattttatgagttGTACTTTTTTTaatttctgtggaagcatggttgaaaagcaatgtcctcATTTGTTGattttcatagatttttgatttattattacttttgtcagattcaagctatttctgtgaccattgtgggtttttctgtcattaaacgaggggtatcaacaatttagaccacgtgtgtaggaggaatgaatattttgactccacagccactttctggaaattagcaTGAAGTGGAtattggagagtgaaaattacacatttgccattttattacccagcacataatgcccagattgtgctccaggagacacacacacagtaaattaaGTGGATTATTCTCACTATAATAgtgctaaatacagggatcctaaatgttgtttgagcacactgcaagactcagaagtgagagcggatttttctggattggtttatagaaactttgttgcttttcaacagcctttgagccactaatagtgtgggaacctctgtttttccattgacagatgatggacctgagtggggacttgtttttgtgagatgagaattggtattattttcgcctacataacattgattggtttctttttattcgatatttgggagtcagaatgaacaaacagttgaacaccacacactacttgttcatccaacaaggtttttcTGTTAGACTGTGAacagtcattgtcttggtaaataacgttttttacatagcttgccattttatggacagtttaagtagaaatattCAAAAATATAAATCTCAAggatactttattaaaaaaaatgtttttttttatcttagcagatgactgtaccaggagatcagagggacagctgacatcttcaatttttaaatctgatgagcttgagatcctacaagatacaactgaagtgattgctgttactccagatatatcatcatccattcacagcaaagatctgtcatctgatcctatgaaacaggtcccatcttctgatttatTACTGACTACTAAAGAAAATcatagtcacaaaagaggcattaaaaaacaaactgctcctaaagcaaaaaataagtcattttcatgttcacaatgtgggaaatgttttaacaagaaatcacattttgttagacaccaaagaatccacacaggggagaagcctttttcctgtgcagaatgtgggaaatgttttgcacgtaaatcactgcttgttactcaccatagaactcacacaggggagaagcctttttcctgttcagaatgtgggaaatgttttaccctcaaagagaatcttgttagacaccGTAGAacacacacaggagagaagcctttttcatgttcagaatgtgggaaattttttaccTGCAAAGGGAATCTTGatgaacaccaaagaacccacacaggacagaagcctttttcatgttcagaatgtgggaaatgttttacccacaaatggaatcttgttagtcaccagagaactcacacaggggagaaacctttttcatgttcagaatgtgggaaatgttttaaatggaaaatagatcttgatagccatcaaagaactcacacaggggagaatcctttttcctgttcagaatgtgggaaatgttttaaccacaaaaggaatcttgttagtcaccagagaactcacacaggggagaagcctttttcctgttcagaatgtgggaagtgttttgcacgtaaatcactgcttgttattcaccatagaactcacacaggggagaagcctttttcatgttcagaatgtggtaaattttTTACCTGCAAAGGGAATCTTGatgaacaccaaagaacccacacaggagagaagcctttttatgttcagaatgtgggaaatgttttacccacaaagggaaacttgttagtcaccagagaactcacacaggggagaaacctttttcatgttcagaatgtggaaaatgttttaaatggaaaatagatcttgatagccatcaaagaactcacacatggGAGaatcctttttcctgttcagaatgtgggaaatgttttaaccacaaaaggaatcttgttagtcaccagagaactcacacggggAGAAGAGGTAAAGTAAGAGGGATTGATCGTGTCCAGCTGGGGATCAGAGGTGGCAACTATAGGAAAGATACAAAAAAGCTAGAGACCGCGCGTAAAGGAAAAAGACTGCGAGAAAAGAAAAGGGAATGTCTAAAATCCTACTGTAAAGAGTCCCACAATGGAGCCATGCAAACCCCTAAATCAGTGTAAGCCCCAATGAAGGTACTAGTGTGGTAGCACAAACATATAAACATAGACAATACTATATCAGACTACATAGACTCCGCAATGGCCCCGACCCCGTGAAA is a window encoding:
- the LOC138662848 gene encoding oocyte zinc finger protein XlCOF22-like isoform X1; protein product: MWSAALQVEVSTISDPPSEDRLQKNIFLIYPSKMDMDRDKMAERILHLTLEILFRLTGEDYTVVKKTSSDRCQDPVSEGWGRPLSPITGPPPHPLIHEDINDQKILELTYKMIELLTGEVPIRCQDVAVYFSMEEWEYLEGYRDLYKNVIMEVPQPLTSPDLSRKRTTPERCSCPLLPQDCNQEDPNAPQDHQSEDLTHINTTETYVRDDERCKEEIPTYGYPADDCTRRSEGQLTSSIFKSDELEILQDTTEVIAVTPDISSSIHSKDLSSDPMKQVPSSDLLLTTKENHSHKRGIKKQTAPKAKNKSFSCSQCGKCFNKKSHFVRHQRIHTGEKPFSCAECGKCFARKSLLVTHHRTHTGEKPFSCSECGKCFTLKENLVRHRRTHTGEKPFSCSECGKFFTCKGNLDEHQRTHTGQKPFSCSECGKCFTHKWNLVSHQRTHTGEKPFSCSECGKCFKWKIDLDSHQRTHTGENPFSCSECGKCFNHKRNLVSHQRTHTGEKPFSCSECGKCFARKSLLVIHHRTHTGEKPFSCSECGKFFTCKGNLDEHQRTHTGEKPFYVQNVGNVLPTKGNLLVTRELTQGRNLFHVQNVENVLNGK
- the LOC138662848 gene encoding oocyte zinc finger protein XlCOF22-like isoform X2, producing the protein MWSAALQVEVSTISDPPSEDRLQKNIFLIYPSKMDMDRDKMAERILHLTLEILFRLTGEDYTVVKKTSSDRCQDPVSEGWGRPLSPITGPPPHPLIHEDINDQKILELTYKMIELLTGEVPIRCQDVAVYFSMEEWEYLEGYRDLYKNVIMEVPQPLTSPDLSRKRTTPERCSCPLLPQDCNQEDPNAPQDHQSEDLTHINTTETYVRDDERCKEEIPTYGYPDDCTRRSEGQLTSSIFKSDELEILQDTTEVIAVTPDISSSIHSKDLSSDPMKQVPSSDLLLTTKENHSHKRGIKKQTAPKAKNKSFSCSQCGKCFNKKSHFVRHQRIHTGEKPFSCAECGKCFARKSLLVTHHRTHTGEKPFSCSECGKCFTLKENLVRHRRTHTGEKPFSCSECGKFFTCKGNLDEHQRTHTGQKPFSCSECGKCFTHKWNLVSHQRTHTGEKPFSCSECGKCFKWKIDLDSHQRTHTGENPFSCSECGKCFNHKRNLVSHQRTHTGEKPFSCSECGKCFARKSLLVIHHRTHTGEKPFSCSECGKFFTCKGNLDEHQRTHTGEKPFYVQNVGNVLPTKGNLLVTRELTQGRNLFHVQNVENVLNGK